From a single Prosthecobacter algae genomic region:
- a CDS encoding zinc ribbon domain-containing protein YjdM: MNKPTCPMCEMDEILDHNDRFECATCGHEWPHESEAEVPDAARVVKDAYGHVLADGDIVAMIKDLKLGGTSQVLKVGTKSKPIRLVDGDHEISCKMEGLAIALKACFVKKVTV; the protein is encoded by the coding sequence ATGAACAAGCCTACCTGCCCGATGTGTGAAATGGATGAGATTCTGGATCACAACGATCGTTTTGAATGCGCCACCTGTGGTCATGAATGGCCCCATGAATCCGAGGCCGAGGTGCCTGATGCGGCCCGTGTTGTGAAGGATGCCTATGGCCATGTGCTGGCCGATGGGGACATTGTGGCCATGATCAAGGATCTCAAGCTGGGCGGCACCTCCCAGGTGCTGAAGGTGGGAACCAAGTCCAAGCCTATCCGCCTGGTGGATGGTGACCATGAAATCTCCTGCAAGATGGAGGGACTGGCCATTGCTCTAAAGGCCTGTTTCGTGAAAAAGGTGACTGTTTAG
- a CDS encoding SRPBCC domain-containing protein: MTSPTPPSADGEVLITRTFRAPRQLVWQAWTDRAHLTRWHAPQGCDIHFARFDFRVGGSFHSRISNPSFGDCWCLGTYLEIVPPERLVYTMALADAAGHLIAAKEAGHDPEWPAETTVTLTLTEQADGSTLLKLHQNVKESIARRTGAYPSWLSMFDRLAEDLANL; this comes from the coding sequence ATGACAAGCCCCACTCCACCCTCTGCCGATGGCGAAGTCCTCATCACCCGCACCTTCCGCGCGCCGCGCCAGCTTGTGTGGCAGGCCTGGACAGATCGCGCCCACCTCACCCGCTGGCACGCGCCCCAGGGTTGTGACATCCATTTTGCCCGCTTTGACTTTCGCGTCGGTGGCAGCTTCCACTCGCGCATTAGCAACCCGAGCTTTGGTGACTGCTGGTGCCTGGGAACCTACCTGGAGATCGTGCCGCCTGAACGCCTCGTTTACACCATGGCCCTTGCGGATGCGGCAGGGCACCTGATTGCCGCCAAAGAAGCAGGCCATGATCCCGAGTGGCCTGCTGAAACCACCGTCACCCTTACTTTGACCGAGCAGGCCGATGGCAGCACCCTCCTGAAACTCCACCAGAACGTGAAGGAATCCATAGCCCGGCGCACGGGTGCCTACCCTAGCTGGCTGTCCATGTTCGACCGGCTGGCCGAAGACCTAGCCAACCTCTGA
- a CDS encoding L,D-transpeptidase, whose translation MNPFPRFLLLAACLFGPFTSAFAAQTDPPAASSDVEAATLLQVFLDRAGFGPGKIDGHYGGFTEKAFHLYRQAQGKEEATAAEPAKDDKAKRPLPDLKDLDLASIGPAFIEYTVTEADQKTVGELPKEVKAMAKLKWLPYASLAEALAEKFHCDLDFLKELNSGKLESVKAGDKIKVPNVEPFDVAAVKDLPLLDLTDSGEDDDKPKGKNADKTSDKETPEGTAAKIEVKVDAGDNMLRLFEAGKLTAAFPVTIGSQQTQSPEGDWKVRGIARLPDFRYDESFLKTGERSDETYLLSPGPNNPVGVIWIALNKRGIGLHGTGDPDAIGRSASHGCVRLANWDIVRLATRLRAGVAVSIH comes from the coding sequence ATGAATCCGTTTCCACGTTTCCTGCTTCTGGCTGCCTGCCTCTTCGGGCCGTTCACCTCTGCCTTCGCGGCGCAGACCGATCCGCCTGCTGCATCTTCGGATGTGGAGGCCGCAACCCTGCTCCAAGTCTTCCTGGACCGCGCAGGCTTTGGCCCAGGCAAGATCGATGGCCACTACGGGGGCTTTACAGAGAAGGCGTTCCACCTGTACCGCCAGGCACAGGGGAAAGAAGAGGCAACGGCAGCGGAGCCAGCCAAGGATGACAAGGCCAAGCGCCCTTTGCCTGATCTCAAGGACCTGGATCTGGCCAGCATCGGCCCGGCCTTCATCGAATACACGGTGACCGAAGCAGACCAGAAGACCGTGGGCGAATTGCCCAAAGAAGTGAAGGCCATGGCGAAGCTGAAGTGGCTGCCCTATGCCAGTCTCGCGGAAGCTCTGGCGGAGAAATTTCACTGCGATCTCGACTTCCTCAAGGAGCTGAATTCCGGCAAGCTGGAAAGCGTGAAGGCGGGTGACAAAATCAAGGTGCCAAACGTGGAGCCCTTTGATGTGGCAGCGGTCAAAGACCTGCCCCTTTTGGACCTGACTGACAGCGGTGAAGACGATGACAAACCCAAGGGCAAGAATGCAGACAAGACCTCCGACAAGGAAACTCCAGAGGGCACGGCTGCCAAGATCGAGGTGAAGGTGGATGCTGGCGACAACATGCTGCGGCTGTTTGAAGCTGGAAAGCTGACGGCCGCCTTCCCGGTCACCATCGGTTCACAGCAGACCCAGTCTCCTGAAGGCGACTGGAAGGTGCGCGGCATCGCCCGGCTGCCCGACTTCCGCTACGATGAATCCTTTCTGAAGACAGGCGAGCGGAGCGATGAAACCTACCTGCTGTCCCCAGGGCCTAACAATCCGGTGGGGGTGATCTGGATCGCCCTGAACAAGCGTGGCATCGGCCTGCATGGCACGGGTGATCCGGATGCCATCGGTCGCAGCGCCAGCCATGGCTGCGTGCGGCTGGCCAATTGGGACATCGTGCGGCTGGCCACCCGCCTGCGTGCAGGGGTGGCCGTCTCGATCCATTGA
- a CDS encoding class I SAM-dependent methyltransferase — translation MQPITWIAPAQRALFEAAGTTAHRIGSGSGGWVERLGDDAMISHKNDAALAELSAGLETWSSQSGWAPVRVFTRFLPLKNDERISPVLKSGDATLPMTTVVTEAGVRYGLDFAAGYSHGLFLDQRANRAQLPLFKPKRMLNTFAYTCSFTVVAGLAGAETVSVDLSKKSLDRGKQNLALNGIAETKHRFIADDAQELMPRLERRGERFDVIILDPPTFSRNDKGRLWQVEQHFEDLVNAALELAMPKCAILLSTNCTKLDPVSLERRSRQCAKIKRRAVDYVRIASQTDFPAGHGASTLWMLVR, via the coding sequence GTGCAACCCATCACCTGGATTGCGCCTGCCCAAAGAGCTCTTTTTGAAGCAGCCGGGACCACTGCCCACCGCATCGGTTCAGGTTCCGGGGGCTGGGTGGAGCGCCTGGGAGACGACGCCATGATCTCCCATAAAAACGATGCGGCCCTGGCGGAACTGAGCGCTGGGCTGGAAACCTGGAGCAGCCAGTCGGGCTGGGCACCGGTGCGTGTGTTCACCCGCTTTTTGCCATTGAAGAACGACGAGCGGATATCCCCCGTGCTAAAAAGCGGCGATGCCACGCTTCCCATGACCACCGTCGTAACGGAAGCCGGAGTGCGCTACGGCCTGGATTTTGCCGCAGGCTACAGCCACGGCCTGTTCCTGGATCAGCGTGCCAACCGGGCCCAGCTTCCCCTCTTCAAGCCGAAGCGGATGCTGAACACCTTTGCCTACACCTGCAGCTTCACCGTCGTCGCCGGGCTTGCAGGGGCTGAAACGGTGAGCGTGGACCTTTCCAAGAAGTCGCTGGATCGCGGCAAGCAAAACCTCGCGCTCAATGGCATTGCTGAAACAAAGCATCGTTTCATCGCCGACGATGCGCAGGAACTCATGCCCAGGCTGGAACGCAGGGGCGAACGCTTCGACGTCATCATCTTGGATCCGCCCACGTTCTCACGGAATGACAAGGGGCGTCTCTGGCAGGTGGAGCAGCATTTTGAAGACCTGGTGAATGCCGCCCTCGAGCTGGCCATGCCCAAGTGCGCCATCCTGCTTTCCACCAACTGCACGAAGCTGGATCCCGTCTCCCTGGAACGCCGCTCGCGACAGTGCGCTAAGATCAAGCGGCGGGCCGTGGACTATGTGAGGATCGCCTCGCAGACCGATTTCCCCGCAGGCCACGGAGCCAGCACGCTGTGGATGCTGGTGAGGTAA
- a CDS encoding DUF4394 domain-containing protein, which produces MKTPTAHSRALAVPPRSATALTGQCRAASPRPASTFRPWLCGLLCTLALPWAHAADPTTPVYLLNEDNTLATATLGTISTPGAAISVTGVQMGDVLVTLDVRPQNQALYALGVNAVADTVSLYHLSPATGLAVLLGTASTLADSAGVTLDLPATGWDIDFNPSVDRLRVINAAGLNFRMNPNNGTVVDANAGVVGNQIDSNINGATTSVSATAYTNSQPNNGGITTQYTVDAVTDSIYIQNPPNNGAQTNGLSVTVAGMPLAITEVNGFDIEPGINAAANNVAPAVGIAYAILRTSGPSGLYEINLTTGGATFLGGTTVRSFALRTRLGAAVALSTGGTSIVRFSPFVPGTSTSVAVTGIQNSEILVGMDQRPATGQLMGLGVNADTNTATLYLIDPQTGAATVVGAVAGQIAYQDATATPIDLPSPSVAGYGFDFNPTVDRVRVVTSTGLNLRVNPLTGTAVDGNVTDAGTNPDGMINGGGTGVSHTAYTNSFGGATVTTQYGLDDVSDSLYIQNPPNAGTLTVGTPLTLNGTPLDISSVGGFDIPNFVTVSTSNTPAVGQGWLVTDVASVSSLYRVSLADGVATSVGSPSAALSSLAILSVPVAPVVVSPTTANVEAFSATLGGSLSDHGGAPILQRGVVFSLTTANADPMIGGTGVTQAVSMNATNVFSTDVTGLIGNSGYSFRAYATTEAGTSYSPVATFTTTLVEIPEFDDASVGASISLNVGKFPGATLTVSGLPQGLRFNAATGTITGRATTAGVYVVSITAKLPGGIEQNFEETLVIQALPKTAVGTFIGHIEAEATLNGNAGGRFDLTTTTTGAYTLKLTQRSKTVMLKGYLSATPGAAPELMADGPDGTDILLTLNADNTATGALTDGVAAAIFSGWRKTFDKLLNPAQDEMGYYAVALDLQSGDVGNAALPQGSGYAAINVAPDGNTTVNGRTADGNAILSSGFVGSAGQVLVYQPLYNKLGSVHGELSLTVDSSGNYAENYLEGTVAWIKPATTGRTYVDAFGPLTLDVYGKYLARAAAGSVVLGLPSSADPASLVFAEGGISAASINPNITNGITLLRPSLKLVIPTAGGVDNLGRTTLVLKAANGSLTGSFTLKDGTLQRKVTFQGMIIRGETGSILASGYFLLPQIPAAGQTAAKAPILSGRFDLLP; this is translated from the coding sequence ATGAAGACACCCACTGCTCATTCCCGTGCGCTTGCCGTGCCGCCCCGTTCTGCCACGGCCCTAACCGGTCAATGCAGGGCCGCCAGCCCACGCCCCGCCTCCACCTTCAGACCCTGGCTCTGTGGCCTCCTCTGTACACTGGCGCTCCCCTGGGCCCATGCGGCAGACCCGACCACTCCAGTTTACCTTTTGAATGAGGACAACACACTGGCCACTGCCACCCTGGGCACCATCTCCACACCGGGGGCGGCCATTTCGGTCACGGGCGTTCAGATGGGGGATGTTCTCGTCACCCTGGACGTGCGACCGCAAAATCAGGCGCTGTATGCCTTGGGTGTGAATGCCGTGGCCGATACGGTGAGCCTCTATCATCTTTCCCCGGCCACAGGTCTGGCAGTCCTGCTGGGCACAGCTTCTACTCTGGCAGATAGCGCAGGCGTCACGCTTGATTTGCCCGCTACCGGCTGGGACATTGACTTCAATCCCTCTGTGGATCGCCTGAGGGTTATCAACGCTGCTGGGCTGAACTTCCGGATGAATCCAAACAACGGCACCGTGGTGGATGCCAATGCGGGAGTGGTGGGCAATCAGATTGATTCCAACATCAATGGGGCTACCACTTCCGTCTCCGCAACGGCCTACACCAACAGCCAGCCTAACAACGGAGGCATCACCACTCAATACACCGTTGATGCGGTCACAGATTCCATTTACATTCAAAATCCACCTAACAATGGTGCGCAGACCAATGGCCTGAGCGTGACGGTGGCTGGCATGCCTCTGGCCATCACAGAGGTCAATGGTTTTGACATCGAGCCTGGCATCAATGCGGCTGCCAACAATGTGGCCCCGGCCGTTGGAATTGCCTATGCCATCCTTCGCACATCGGGACCATCAGGTCTTTATGAGATCAATCTCACCACTGGGGGCGCCACATTTTTGGGCGGCACCACCGTGCGCAGCTTTGCCCTGCGCACGCGCCTCGGCGCAGCCGTCGCTCTCAGCACGGGCGGCACCAGCATCGTCCGTTTCTCCCCCTTTGTGCCTGGCACCAGCACGTCCGTGGCAGTTACCGGCATCCAGAACAGTGAAATCCTGGTCGGCATGGATCAGCGCCCGGCCACAGGCCAGCTCATGGGCCTCGGTGTCAATGCCGATACCAACACGGCAACGCTCTATCTTATCGATCCGCAAACAGGCGCGGCCACCGTGGTCGGCGCTGTTGCTGGGCAGATCGCCTATCAGGACGCCACAGCCACCCCGATTGATCTTCCTTCTCCTTCGGTCGCTGGTTACGGTTTCGATTTTAACCCCACCGTGGACCGTGTGCGGGTGGTCACCAGCACGGGGCTCAATCTCCGCGTCAATCCCCTGACTGGCACCGCTGTGGATGGCAATGTCACGGATGCTGGGACCAATCCTGACGGTATGATCAATGGCGGCGGCACCGGTGTTTCTCACACCGCCTACACCAACAGTTTTGGCGGTGCGACCGTCACCACCCAGTATGGCCTGGATGATGTCAGCGATTCTCTCTACATTCAGAATCCGCCGAATGCCGGGACTCTGACCGTCGGCACCCCGCTCACGCTTAATGGGACACCCTTGGACATCTCCAGCGTCGGCGGTTTTGACATCCCGAATTTTGTCACCGTTAGCACCTCCAATACCCCGGCTGTGGGCCAAGGTTGGCTCGTGACCGATGTGGCCTCTGTTTCTTCTCTTTACCGTGTCAGCCTTGCTGATGGTGTGGCCACTTCTGTGGGTTCACCGTCGGCTGCCTTGTCATCCCTGGCCATCCTGTCTGTCCCTGTGGCACCTGTGGTCGTCTCCCCGACGACGGCGAATGTCGAAGCTTTCAGCGCCACTCTCGGCGGCAGCCTTAGCGACCATGGCGGGGCCCCCATCTTGCAACGCGGAGTGGTGTTCTCTCTGACCACTGCCAACGCGGACCCCATGATCGGCGGTACAGGCGTCACGCAGGCGGTGAGCATGAATGCCACCAACGTTTTCTCCACGGACGTGACGGGCCTTATTGGAAACTCAGGCTACAGCTTCCGGGCCTATGCCACCACTGAAGCCGGGACCAGCTATTCTCCCGTGGCCACCTTTACCACCACCTTGGTGGAAATTCCCGAATTTGACGATGCCAGTGTCGGTGCTTCGATCTCTCTTAATGTTGGCAAATTCCCTGGGGCTACCCTCACGGTGAGCGGACTCCCACAGGGGCTGCGGTTTAATGCTGCTACCGGCACCATCACAGGCCGTGCTACCACGGCGGGTGTTTATGTCGTTTCCATCACCGCCAAACTGCCTGGAGGGATAGAGCAGAATTTTGAAGAAACGTTGGTTATCCAGGCATTGCCAAAAACGGCGGTGGGGACCTTCATCGGCCACATTGAGGCCGAGGCAACTCTGAATGGCAATGCGGGCGGTCGTTTCGATCTCACCACCACCACCACTGGTGCTTACACACTGAAGCTGACCCAGCGTAGCAAGACAGTGATGCTGAAAGGCTATCTCTCTGCCACCCCCGGAGCGGCGCCAGAACTCATGGCGGACGGACCCGATGGCACCGATATCCTCCTCACGCTGAATGCTGACAACACAGCCACCGGGGCTCTCACAGACGGCGTGGCCGCTGCGATATTCTCTGGCTGGCGCAAGACCTTCGACAAACTCCTCAATCCTGCGCAAGATGAGATGGGTTATTACGCCGTGGCTTTGGATTTACAGTCTGGAGATGTCGGCAATGCAGCACTCCCTCAGGGATCGGGCTATGCAGCCATCAATGTCGCGCCGGATGGCAACACGACGGTCAACGGTCGCACAGCCGATGGCAACGCCATCCTTTCCAGTGGCTTTGTGGGCTCTGCAGGTCAGGTGCTTGTCTATCAGCCGCTCTATAACAAGCTTGGTTCGGTGCATGGCGAGCTCAGCCTCACGGTGGACTCCTCCGGTAACTATGCTGAAAACTATCTCGAAGGCACTGTGGCGTGGATTAAGCCTGCCACCACAGGTCGCACTTACGTCGATGCCTTTGGTCCCCTCACCCTGGATGTGTATGGCAAGTACCTGGCCCGCGCCGCTGCTGGTAGTGTTGTCCTGGGCCTGCCCTCCAGTGCCGATCCAGCCTCTTTGGTCTTCGCTGAAGGCGGCATCTCCGCCGCCTCCATCAATCCTAACATCACCAATGGCATCACCCTCCTTCGGCCTTCTCTGAAACTGGTGATCCCAACGGCTGGTGGCGTGGATAATCTTGGACGCACCACGCTGGTGCTCAAAGCCGCCAATGGCAGCCTCACGGGCAGCTTCACTCTGAAGGATGGCACCCTCCAGCGCAAAGTGACCTTCCAGGGCATGATCATCCGGGGCGAGACGGGCAGCATCCTGGCCAGCGGTTACTTCCTGCTCCCGCAGATTCCTGCGGCTGGGCAGACTGCCGCCAAAGCCCCGATCCTCTCTGGCCGGTTTGATCTCCTGCCATAA
- a CDS encoding Gfo/Idh/MocA family protein: MIRTLLTLAVAVMATTAASAQNIRAGIIGLDTSHVLSFTKTLNTDPQKPEVMGVRMVAAYPQGSKDIEGSVKRVPEYTEKVKALGVEIVPSIDVLLDKVDVVFLETNDGRPHLEQLLPCLKAGKPVFIDKPIAGTLVDAIKIFDEAKKASVPVFSSSSLRFGKNTQAVRAGSIGTVKQAETFSPASLEATHPDLFWYGIHGVESLFTTMGTGCLSVKRGTTADGKIMVTGTWAGGRTGTFTEGKGYGGKAIGDKGESPVGAYDGYDPLLFAAVHFFRTGQAPVTPEETLEIYAFMEAADESKRQGGAEVTLKSVMDKAQAEARK; the protein is encoded by the coding sequence ATGATTCGCACCCTTCTCACTCTCGCCGTGGCCGTAATGGCCACCACTGCCGCTTCGGCTCAAAATATCCGCGCCGGCATCATCGGCCTGGATACTTCTCACGTGCTGTCCTTTACCAAGACCCTGAATACCGACCCGCAGAAGCCGGAAGTCATGGGAGTGCGCATGGTCGCCGCGTATCCGCAGGGATCCAAGGACATCGAAGGCAGCGTCAAGCGTGTGCCAGAGTACACCGAGAAAGTGAAGGCCCTGGGCGTCGAAATCGTACCCAGTATTGATGTCTTGCTGGATAAGGTGGATGTCGTATTTCTGGAGACCAATGATGGCCGCCCTCACCTTGAGCAGTTGCTTCCCTGCCTGAAGGCGGGCAAGCCTGTCTTTATTGACAAGCCCATCGCTGGCACCCTCGTGGATGCCATCAAGATTTTTGATGAGGCCAAGAAGGCCAGTGTTCCAGTCTTTTCCTCTTCATCGCTTCGGTTTGGCAAAAACACCCAGGCCGTCCGCGCGGGCAGCATCGGCACCGTGAAGCAGGCAGAGACCTTCAGCCCAGCCTCGCTGGAGGCCACGCATCCAGATCTTTTCTGGTATGGCATCCATGGGGTGGAGAGCCTCTTCACCACGATGGGCACAGGCTGCCTCTCCGTGAAACGCGGCACCACCGCCGATGGCAAAATCATGGTCACAGGTACCTGGGCGGGCGGTCGCACCGGCACATTTACCGAGGGCAAAGGCTACGGTGGCAAGGCCATCGGCGACAAAGGCGAATCCCCCGTGGGTGCCTACGATGGATATGACCCGCTGCTGTTTGCCGCCGTGCATTTCTTCCGCACTGGCCAAGCTCCAGTGACTCCTGAGGAAACTCTGGAAATCTACGCGTTCATGGAAGCTGCCGATGAAAGCAAGCGCCAGGGCGGAGCCGAGGTGACCCTGAAGTCGGTCATGGATAAGGCCCAGGCTGAAGCTCGCAAATAA
- a CDS encoding DEAD/DEAH box helicase, which translates to MSQNFRELGVRHDLIRGLEELGILMPTQVQQRVIPFLLKEGADLVAQAQTGTGKTAAFGLPLLMKMNAKLPVVQGLVIAPTRELAKQIGKQLFKFTKQVQEKIFVEVITGGDNIDRQVEALKRPTCIVVGTPGRIMDMIERRALSLENVKHVVLDEADEMLSMGFKKELQEILKLTTKRQSTWLFSATFPEAIHTLIKGCMAPNPHTIQIDQGHVVNPDIDHRFVILKPEEKTEFISDFLKRQQEGRGIIFCRTKADANTLCRELAALGLPVDVLQGDLMQKERDKVMRAFKKERVQFVVATDVAARGIDVADLAFVIHHQLPDQLEYYTHRSGRTARAGKKGMSLCLIHPKEKWKLPQLEKALHVTFRELRV; encoded by the coding sequence ATGTCGCAAAATTTTAGAGAGCTGGGTGTTCGTCATGACTTGATCCGTGGGCTGGAAGAGCTGGGGATTCTGATGCCGACGCAGGTACAGCAGCGGGTGATTCCGTTCTTACTGAAAGAGGGGGCGGATCTTGTCGCTCAGGCCCAGACGGGCACGGGCAAGACGGCGGCATTTGGCCTGCCGCTGCTGATGAAGATGAATGCGAAGCTGCCCGTGGTGCAGGGGCTAGTGATTGCGCCGACCCGTGAACTGGCGAAGCAGATCGGCAAACAACTCTTCAAGTTCACCAAGCAGGTCCAGGAAAAAATCTTTGTGGAGGTGATCACCGGGGGTGACAACATCGACCGGCAGGTGGAGGCGCTGAAACGGCCGACCTGCATCGTGGTGGGAACTCCAGGGCGAATCATGGACATGATCGAGCGGCGGGCCCTGTCTCTGGAAAACGTCAAGCACGTGGTGCTAGATGAGGCGGATGAGATGCTGAGCATGGGTTTCAAAAAGGAGCTTCAAGAGATCCTGAAACTGACGACGAAGAGGCAGAGCACTTGGCTGTTTTCGGCGACATTCCCAGAGGCGATTCACACGCTGATCAAAGGCTGCATGGCACCGAATCCACATACGATCCAGATTGACCAGGGGCACGTGGTGAACCCGGACATTGACCATCGGTTTGTGATCCTGAAGCCTGAGGAAAAGACGGAGTTCATCAGCGATTTCCTGAAACGCCAGCAGGAAGGGCGAGGCATCATCTTCTGCCGAACCAAGGCCGATGCCAACACCCTGTGCCGCGAGCTGGCGGCCCTGGGCCTGCCTGTCGATGTGCTGCAGGGGGACCTGATGCAGAAGGAGCGCGACAAAGTGATGCGGGCCTTTAAAAAGGAGCGCGTGCAGTTCGTCGTCGCCACCGATGTGGCCGCGCGCGGCATTGATGTGGCGGATCTGGCCTTTGTGATCCATCACCAGCTCCCGGATCAACTGGAATACTACACGCACCGCAGCGGCCGCACGGCTCGAGCTGGCAAAAAAGGAATGTCGCTCTGCCTCATCCACCCGAAGGAAAAATGGAAGCTGCCCCAGCTTGAAAAGGCGCTGCATGTGACCTTCCGCGAACTGAGGGTCTAA